A single genomic interval of Juglans regia cultivar Chandler chromosome 1, Walnut 2.0, whole genome shotgun sequence harbors:
- the LOC108998637 gene encoding E3 ubiquitin-protein ligase XBAT33-like yields MGNSFGCSATGERLVSAARDGDLIEAKMLLDCNPCLAKYSTIGGLNSPLHFAAAKGHNEIVALLLENGADANSRNYCGQTALMQACRYGHWEVVQTLLLYRCNVTRADYLSGRTALHFAAVSGHARCIRLVVADFVQIAPNEALHAQADDDRSDGTDVKNKYDQSALSKFVNKAADGGITALHMASLNGYFDCVRLLLDLHANVSAVTFHYGTSMDLIGAGSTPLHYAASGGNLKCCQILLARGASRISLNCNGWLPIDVARMWGRHWLEPLLAPNSNSILPPFPSSNYPSLPLLSVLNIARECGLKSSTTSSDDADVCAVCLERACSVAAEGCGHELCVKCALYLCSTCNIPSELVGLPGSIPCPLCRYGIISFVKLPVSPAKENKLQTSLGLCTPCMLHPRDPDCQSPVHTPEIRKNRVASVSSDLLCPVTCSPFPSVTIPLCTCNDGPCPSFEPREVETQDESPHRLQAISMDNDKMERPRLERTSCSSLFWGRRSCSREHQCNSEINA; encoded by the exons ATGGGTAATTCTTTTGGGTGTTCTGCAACCGGTGAGAGGCTGGTATCGGCCGCTCGAGACGGCGATTTGATCGAGGCCAAAATGCTATTGGATTGCAATCCATGCCTGGCCAAGTACTCCACCATCGGTGGCCTCAATTCCCCCCTCCATTTTGCTGCCGCCAAGGGCCACAACGAG aTTGTGGCGTTGTTGCTTGAGAATGGAGCAGATGCGAATTCGAGGAATTACTGTGGTCAG ACGGCGTTGATGCAAGCTTGTAGATACGGGCACTGGGAAGTTGTGCAGACTCTTCTTCTTTATAGATGCAAT GTTACAAGGGCGGATTATCTCAGTGGAAGGACTGCCCTCCACTTTGCAGCCGTCAGTGGTCATGCAAGATGTATAAGACTTGTAGTAGCTGACTTTGTTCAAATTGCTCCTAATGAAGCTCTACATGCACAGGCAGATGATGATCGAAGTGATGGCACAGATGTAAAGAATAAGTACGACCAAAG TGCTTTGtctaagtttgtaaataaggcAGCTGATGGTGGTATCACTGCTCTTCACATGGCTTCATTGAATGGGTATTTTGATTGCGTACGGCTCCTTCTTGACCTTCATGCCAATGTTTCGGCTGTAACATTTCATTATGGAACGTCCATGGATTTGATAG GAGCTGGAAGCACTCCATTGCACTATGCTGCTTCTGGAGGAAATTTGAAATGTTGTCAG ATTCTCCTTGCAAGAGGCGCCAGTAGGATATCCTTGAATTGCAACGG GTGGCTTCCTATTGATGTTGCCAGGATGTGGGGGCGCCACTGGCTTGAACCACTGCTAGCACCCAATTCCAACTCGATATTACCGCCATTCCCTTCTTCTAATTATCCATCCTTGCCTCTCTTGAGTGTACTTAACATAGCAAG AGAGTGTGGATTAAAGTCCTCAACAACCTCCTCTGATGATGCTGATGTCTGTGCTGTCTGCTTGGAGAGAGCATGTTCTGTGGCTGCTGAAG GATGTGGGCATGAGCTTTGTGTAAAATGCGCACTCTATCTTTGCTCGACATGCAACATTCCTTCTGAATTAGTGGGACTGCCTGGCTCCATTCCCTGCCCTCTCTGTAGATATGGAATCATCTCTTTCGTCAAATTGCCTGTTTCCCcagcaaaagaaaataaactacaAACGTCCCTTGGCCTCTGTACCCCATGCATGCTTCACCCTCGTGATCCTGACTGTCAATCTCCAGTTCATACACCAGAGATCCGAAAGAATCGTGTGGCTTCAGTTTCTTCAGATCTTTTATGTCCTGTCACTTGTAGCCCGTTTCCTTCTGTTACAATTCCTTTATGTACCTGCAATGATGGTCCATGCCCATCATTTGAACCTCGAGAGGTGGAAACACAAGATGAGTCACCCCATCGCTTACAAGCAATATCAATGGACAATGATAAGATGGAAAGGCCAAGACTGGAGAGAACCAGTTGTTCAAGCCTGTTTTGGGGCAGAAGAAGCTGCAGCAGAGAGCATCAGTGCAACTCTGAAATAAATGCTTGA
- the LOC108998549 gene encoding CEN-like protein 1, which yields MSRFMEPLIVGRVVGEVVDIFTPSLRMNVIYNSTKEVANGHELMPSVIISKPRVEIDGEDMRTAYTLIMTDPDAPSPSDPYLREHLHWMVTDIPGTTDASFGKETVGYETPKQVVGIHRYVFLLFKQSGRQTVRTPATRDHFNTRRFSEENGLGLPVAAVYFNAQRETASRRR from the exons atgtCTAGGTTCATGGAACCACTAATTGTGGGGAGAGTTGTGGGAGAGGTGGTGGACATTTTCACCCCAAGTCTTAGAATGAATGTAATCTACAACTCTACAAAGGAAGTTGCCAATGGCCATGAACTCATGCCTTCTGTTATTATTTCTAAACCCCGCGTAGAGATTGATGGGGAGGACATGAGGACTGCTTATACACTA ATTATGACAGACCCCGATGCTCCAAGTCCTAGTGATCCGTATTTAAGGGAGCATCTCCATTG GATGGTCACTGACATTCCTGGCACCACTGATGCTTCTTTTG GAAAAGAAACTGTGGGTTACGAGACTCCGAAGCAAGTTGTTGGAATCCATAGGTACGTGTTCCTCTTATTCAAGCAGAGTGGGAGACAAACAGTGAGGACTCCAGCTACGAGAGACCATTTCAACACAAGAAGATTCTCAGAAGAGAATGGTTTGGGTCTGCCAGTGGCTGCAGTGTACTTCAATGCACAGAGAGAAACCGCTTCAAGAAGAAGGTGA
- the LOC108998527 gene encoding elongation factor Tu-like, protein MITGAALDRGILVVSAPDGPMLQTKEHILLACHVGVPSFVCFLNKVDAIDDPELLELVEMELRGTNEEIGKKAILKLMDAVDEYITDPVRQLDKPFLMPIEDVFSIQLLFLSQGYGQLHHQPSETFLAPRVLAAIDNLIQQLRVDLPAKDLGQLNLFLGIETSMQPDDPTLYRSTIGALQYLILTRPNLSFAINKGHVNAQAVTTEDHVSHTSKQITSPIVHDS, encoded by the exons ATGATTACGGGTGCTGCACTGGATAGGGGTATTCTTGTTGTATCTGCCCCCGATGGCCCCATGCTGCAGACCAAGGAACATATCCTGCTTGCTTGCCAT GTTGGTGTGCCATCATTTGTGTGTTTTCTAAATAAGGTCGATGCTATTGACGATCCTGAGTTACTGGAGCTTGTGGAAATGGAGCTACGTG GTACAAATGAAGAGATAGGCAAAAAAGCTATCCTGAAATTAATGGATGCTGTGGATGAATACATTACTGACCCTGTACGCCAGCTTGACAAACCTTTTCTGATGCCTATTGAGGATGTATTCTCAATTCAG CTACTTTTCTTGTCTCAAGGCTACGGGCAGCTTCACCACCAACCATCCGAGACATTCTTAGCCCCAAGAGTTTTG GCTGCCATTGATAATCTCATTCAGCAACTTCGAGTTGATCTTCCAGCTAAAGATCTTGGTCAACTAAATCTTTTCTTGGGCATTGAGACATCTATGCAACCTGATG ATCCCACTCTTTATCGAAGTACAATTGGGGCATTACAGTATCTTATTCTTACTCGACCCAACTTATCTTTTGCTATCAATAAG GGGCATGTTAATGCACAAGCTGTCACCACCGAAGATCATGTCTCGCATACAAGCAAACAAATCACTTCTCCAATTGTGCATGACAGTTAG